ATTTATGGCGATTTTCTGGGCAGAGATTTAAATTACGAAGGATCGCGCGAAAAATTCCGCAAAGCGCTTGAACAAGATAAAAATGTGTACCTCATCTGGAATCAGGTGCTTATTCTGGACGCCCAATTGAACGATTATAAATCGCTGTATGCAGAAAGTAAAACAGCGCTCGATTTATTTCCAACGCAAGCTATATTGTATTATTACCACGGACTCGGCGCTTTTCAGACTGAAAAATACAGCGAGGCGATTGATGCTTTAAATGCAGGAAAAGATTTAGTGCTCGATAACCGCGAATTGCGTTTTGAGTTTTTTCAATTGCTGGGCGACAGTTACCACAAAACGGGTGATCATGTTAACAGTGATAAATCGTACGAAGAAGCGTTAAAGATTGATCCGAATAATGTGTACGTACTTAACAATTATGCTTACTACCTCAGCGTACGAAAAGTAAATCTGGATAAAGCAGCAGCGATGTCGAAAACAAGCAATGAGCTGCAACCGGATCAATCCACTTTCGAAGATACTTATGCATGGATATTGTTTCAGCAAAACAAATATGCCGATGCAGAAATCTGGATGCGAAAAGCATTAGCGCATGGTGGCAATAACAGTGGCACCATTCTTGAACATTACGGCGATATCCTGTATCATCTCAACCGCACCGATGAAGCGGTGAATTACTGGAAACAAGCCAAAGAAAAAACGGGAACTTCTGATATCATCGACAGAAAAATCCGCGACAAAAAATATTATGAATAATCGTCCCTTCTCCTTATTCATTCTCATTGCTACACTGGCGTCCTTCTATTTTGCTTCCTGTAAAAACAGCAAAGGAATTATCCGGCATGGAAAAGTTGAAAATTTATCGACTGCCAAATTGCTGGACAGCATCAGCAAACATTGTTTCAGCTTCGAATATTTTACCACCCGGATAGCGACGGATGTCAGTTTCGGCGACAACTCCAAATCCTTTAAAACGCATTTAAAAATCCGGACCGACTCTGCTATTTGGATGACATTTACGGTGGCGAGTTTTGTTGGTGCCAATGCATTAATCACCACCGACTCCATGAAATTCGTAAATAAAATGGATAAAGAATATTTTCTGGGAACTTTCGATTATATCAATGCCATGTTTAATACCGAGCTGGATTATTTCATGTTGCAGGACTTACTGGTGGGCAATCTGATTAATTTCGATCCTACCGCTAAATACAAAACCAAAGAAGATACTTCGTATTATTTCATTTCAACCGTGGGAAAACGAAAATTGAAGAAGGCTTTCGACAATGAACGTATTCAAAAAAAGGAACCTTTTATTTATCGCTATTGGATCAATCCAGGCAGTTTTCGTCCCGCGCGAACCATCATCAACGACCTGAGCGACACCACCGAATTGCAGGTAGATTACCTGGAATATGAGATGTCGGACTCTTTACTGGTTCCTTCTTTAATTCACATTAACGCAAGCGCTCCGGGCAAAAAAGCCCATATCGAGTTAAAATTTTCACGTACAAAAGTGAACGAATTCACAGAATTTCCGTTTAAGATTCCCGAAGGTTATGAAAAAATGGAATAAAATAGTAAGCATTCTTCTCTTTCTTGCATTGAGTCTGCAACCTGCCTTTGCGCAAAAAAATTCAGAAAAACTCAAGCAAAAGCAACGCGAACTGGAGGAAAAAATTAAAAACACCAAAGAATTAATCGGCGCTGCCAAAAACAAGCAACGGATTTCTATTGCCGAACTCGCTATTATTAATTCGCAAATCAATTACCGCGAAGAACTCATCAGCAACATTTCTTCGCAGGTACGCCGGCTGAACCAGCAAATTGAAGAAAACAAAAGTGTAATTGAAGCACTGGAAGAAGATTTAGTGCGGATGAAACAACAATATTCTTCGATGGTGTTTTATGCTTACAAGCACCGTAACACCTATCACAAATTATTATTTGTATTTGCAGCCCGCGATTTTAACACGGCTTTTCTTCGCGTAAAATACCTTAAGCAATATGGCGATTCCAGAAAACGCCAGGTAGAAATGATCAAAAACACGCAGGATGAACTAGCCGAAAAAAATCTTGCACTTTCTGACCAAAGGGTTCAAAAAGAATCACTCGTTGGACAACAGGAACAGGAAAAAGAAAATTTTCTGAAGGACAAAGAGCAACAACAACAAGCGCTTTCTGAATTGCAAAAAGAAGAGAAAAAATTAAGAGCCGTGCTCGACGATCAAGAAGAGAAAAAACGTCAGATTGCCCGGCAGATAAAAAAAGCCCTCGAAGAAGAAATCCGTAAACAACAGGAAGAAGAACGTAAACGCAAGGAAGCAGAACGCAAAAAGGCGGAAGGAAATAACACCAGCAACAACAACACAGGTAAAACGAATAAAACAGAACCTACAACGAATAAAAAAACATTCGACGGTGCTACACCCGACAATGATCCGGAGTCGACAAAATTCGAAAACAATAAAGGATCTCTTCCATGGCCGGTGGAAAAAGGTGAGGTGACCGAATATTTCGGAACCAATCCGCACCCAACACTCAAAGGATGCGTTACCAACAACAACGGAATCGATATCGGTACGCCACGAAATGCAAAAGTGAGATCTGTTTTCGAGGGAACCGTTTCCAGTATTCTGGTCATTTCCGGAGCAGGAAAAGTGGTGATTGTTTCCCATGGTTCCTACCGCACAGTGTATGGTAATCTGGCAGAGGTTTCGGTGGTAAAAGGACAAAAAATTAAAACGAAGCAGGAAATCGGCACCCTCTTACCTGGTGATGGAAACGTTTCCGAAGCCCATTTCGAAATCTGGAAGATTACCGAAGAGGATATGCTCAAGCAGAACCCACTGAGCTGGTTATATAAAAATTAAGCCTTTTCGGTTCATATAGGATATTTCCGTATTTTTGGCGGACCAATACATTCATATCATGTATCAACCCATTCTTTTAGGTTCTATCGGCCCATGGCAGGTAATTCTCATCGTAGTTGTTGTTTTACTTCTTTTCGGAGGTAAAAAAATTCCTGAATTGATGAAAGGACTTGGTCAGGGAATCAAGGAATTCAAAGACGCTTCTAAAGGCGAAGACAAAAACACTCCTACCAATACCGGTACAGGAAACTAATTTTTACTTCACCATGTCTTCCAAAGGATTTAACGCAATCCGTAACGATTTACGTTCGGGTAAGTCAACTGCTGTTGCCATTACCGAAAGCTATCTGAAACGTATTGAAGAAAAAAAACATCTCAATGCTTTTATTGAAGTGTTTCGCGAATCTGCATTGGAAAAGGCAAGAGAAGTAGATGCAAAAATCGCCGCCGGCACTGCTGGTAAACTAGCGGGAATGGTGATTGGTTTAAAAGATAACATCTGTTACAAAGGACATAAAGTATCTGCCTCCTCTCATATTTTAGAAGGATTCGAATCGCTTTTCAGCGCAACAGTTACAGAGCGATTACTTCAGGAAGATGCGATTATTATTGGTCGGCTCAACTGCGATGAATTTGCGATGGGTTCTTCCAATGAAACTTCCTATTACGGAAAAGTATTAAATCCGCTCAATGAAAATTGTGTTCCCGGTGGTTCTTCGGGAGGATCTGCCTGTGCGGTTGCTGCCGATTTATGTACAGCATCTCTCGGTTCCGATACCGGAGGATCTATTCGTCAACCTGCTTCCTTCACCGGAACGGTGGGATTAAAACCGACGTACGGACGCGTATCGCGCTACGGATTGCTGGCTTATGCTTCTTCTTTCGATCAGATTGGTCCCATTACCCAAAATGTTGAAGATGCCGCTTTACTGCTCGAAGTAATTGCCGGTGGAGATGAATATGACAGCACGGTTAGTCACCGTGAAGTTCCCGCTTATTCCAATGCATTAAATGCAAACGGAAAAAGCAAAATTGCCTATATCCGCGAATGCCTCGAGAGTGAAGGATTAAATCCCGAAGTAAAATCTTCCGTTGA
This DNA window, taken from Flavobacteriales bacterium, encodes the following:
- the gatA gene encoding Asp-tRNA(Asn)/Glu-tRNA(Gln) amidotransferase subunit GatA; protein product: MSSKGFNAIRNDLRSGKSTAVAITESYLKRIEEKKHLNAFIEVFRESALEKAREVDAKIAAGTAGKLAGMVIGLKDNICYKGHKVSASSHILEGFESLFSATVTERLLQEDAIIIGRLNCDEFAMGSSNETSYYGKVLNPLNENCVPGGSSGGSACAVAADLCTASLGSDTGGSIRQPASFTGTVGLKPTYGRVSRYGLLAYASSFDQIGPITQNVEDAALLLEVIAGGDEYDSTVSHREVPAYSNALNANGKSKIAYIRECLESEGLNPEVKSSVEQLIAQLKADGHTVEAVDFPYLDYLVPTYYVLTTAEASSNLARYDGVHYGYRSERSSDVENTYRYSRTEGFGKEVKRRIMLGTFVLSAGYYDAYYTKALKVRRIIREKTREILKSYDFILTPTTPNAAFEFGQKSKDPVEMYLEDIFTVQSNLAGVPSISIPCGKNSKGMPFGLQLMADDFKEAELLAFSAKLEKELA
- a CDS encoding DUF4292 domain-containing protein encodes the protein MNNRPFSLFILIATLASFYFASCKNSKGIIRHGKVENLSTAKLLDSISKHCFSFEYFTTRIATDVSFGDNSKSFKTHLKIRTDSAIWMTFTVASFVGANALITTDSMKFVNKMDKEYFLGTFDYINAMFNTELDYFMLQDLLVGNLINFDPTAKYKTKEDTSYYFISTVGKRKLKKAFDNERIQKKEPFIYRYWINPGSFRPARTIINDLSDTTELQVDYLEYEMSDSLLVPSLIHINASAPGKKAHIELKFSRTKVNEFTEFPFKIPEGYEKME
- the tatA gene encoding twin-arginine translocase TatA/TatE family subunit, which codes for MYQPILLGSIGPWQVILIVVVVLLLFGGKKIPELMKGLGQGIKEFKDASKGEDKNTPTNTGTGN
- a CDS encoding peptidoglycan DD-metalloendopeptidase family protein; amino-acid sequence: MKKWNKIVSILLFLALSLQPAFAQKNSEKLKQKQRELEEKIKNTKELIGAAKNKQRISIAELAIINSQINYREELISNISSQVRRLNQQIEENKSVIEALEEDLVRMKQQYSSMVFYAYKHRNTYHKLLFVFAARDFNTAFLRVKYLKQYGDSRKRQVEMIKNTQDELAEKNLALSDQRVQKESLVGQQEQEKENFLKDKEQQQQALSELQKEEKKLRAVLDDQEEKKRQIARQIKKALEEEIRKQQEEERKRKEAERKKAEGNNTSNNNTGKTNKTEPTTNKKTFDGATPDNDPESTKFENNKGSLPWPVEKGEVTEYFGTNPHPTLKGCVTNNNGIDIGTPRNAKVRSVFEGTVSSILVISGAGKVVIVSHGSYRTVYGNLAEVSVVKGQKIKTKQEIGTLLPGDGNVSEAHFEIWKITEEDMLKQNPLSWLYKN
- a CDS encoding tetratricopeptide repeat protein — its product is KMKILMDYYDRPGDAQLTKEAYELLDILVIAHPSEAKSWSIYGDFLGRDLNYEGSREKFRKALEQDKNVYLIWNQVLILDAQLNDYKSLYAESKTALDLFPTQAILYYYHGLGAFQTEKYSEAIDALNAGKDLVLDNRELRFEFFQLLGDSYHKTGDHVNSDKSYEEALKIDPNNVYVLNNYAYYLSVRKVNLDKAAAMSKTSNELQPDQSTFEDTYAWILFQQNKYADAEIWMRKALAHGGNNSGTILEHYGDILYHLNRTDEAVNYWKQAKEKTGTSDIIDRKIRDKKYYE